The DNA segment CGAGGACACAGGTGATTTCGCCCGCGTGCACCTGGAGGGACACGCCGTCCAGGGCGCGCACGTTGCCGTAGTGCTTGCCGACGCCGGACAGCTCGACCAGGGCGGGCGCAGCCGTCGTCGCGGTCGCCGCCGAAGTGGTCCCGTCCGTGGTCCCGTCCGTCGTCCCGGCCGTCACGCCGTCCGTCATGTCGTCCGTCATGTCGTCGCCTCCGCGCGCTTGCGGACCCAGGCGTTGAGCAGGGTCGCGAGGAGCAGCATCGCTCCGAGGAAGAACTTGAACCAGTCGGGGTTCCACTCGGCGAAGACGATGCCCTTGCTGGTCATGCCGAAGATCAGGGCGCCCACCGCGGAGCCGACCGCGCTGCCGTAGCCGCCGGTGATCAGGCAGCCGCCGATGACGGCCGCGATGATGTAGATCAGCTCGTTGCCGACGCCCTCGCCGGACTGGACGGCGTCGAAGGAGAACAGCAGGTGCTGGCCGGAGATCCAGGCGCCGAACGCGACGCCCATGTAGAGGCCGATCTTCGTCTTCGCCACCGGCACGCCGACCGCGCGGGCCGCGTCCTCGTTGCCGCCGACCGCGAAGATCCAGTTGCCGACGCGGGTGCGCAGCAGGATCCAGGAGCCGAGGGCGACCAGGGCGAGCCACCACAGGATGGTGATCTTGAAGTCGACGCCGCCGACGGTGACCGTGGAGGCGAAGACGGCGTGGGCGCTGGAGAAGCCCTGCATGTCGGCGATGGTCTTGGTGGAGACCGTGCCGTCGATCAGCTTGGTGAAGCCGAGGTTCATGCCGCACAGCATCAGGAAGGTGCCCAGCGTGATGATGAAGCTGGGCAGTCTGGTGCGGGTGAGCATGAAGCCGTTGAAGGCGCCGATGGCGAGGCTGACCAGCAGGGACACGCCGACGCCGACCCAGGTGTTCGCCGTCATCTGGTAGCTGAACATCGAGGAGATCAGCGCCGAGGACGTCACGAGGACGCCGGCCGACAGATCGAACTCGCCGCCGATCATCAGCAGCGCGACCGGCACGGCCATGATCCCGATGGTCGAGGAGGCGTACAGGACGGTGCTGAGGCTGGGGGCGCGCAGGAAGCCGTCGGCGATGAAGGCGAAGAAGACGAAGACGGCGAGGGCGCCGACGACCGAGCCCAGCTCGGGGCGGGCGAGGAGCTTCTTCAGCGGGGAGGTCCGCAGGAGCCGCTCGTCGGCCACCGGTTCCCCGACCTTCTGTTCGACCGCGTTCTGCCCGGTGGTCCGCTCGGCGGTCATCGGGTGCCCCGCTCGGTGTACGCCGCCAGCGTGGCCGCCTGGTCCTTGGTGATGATCTGCGGGCCGGTCAGCACCGGCTTGCCGCCGCCGAGGACGTCACCGTTGTACTTGTAGGCCCACAGCAGGTCGACCGCCTCGTATCCCTGGAGGTACGGCTGCTGGTCGACCGCGAAGCCCAGGGTGCCGTTCTTGAGCGAGGCCGCGACCTGCGCGTTGAGGTCGAAGGTGTCCACCTCGGCCTTGCTGCCCGCGTCGTTCTTCGCCTTCACGGCGGTGTCGGCGTAGGGCGCGCCGAGGGTGACGACGCTGTCCAGGGACTTGTCGGCCTGGAGCTTGGCCTCGATGGCGGACTGCACGTCGGGCATGTTCGTGCCGTTGACGTAGAGCTTCTGGAGCTTGCCCTTGAAGGTCTTGGCGACGCCGTCGCAGCGCTGCTCGTGGCCCACGTTGCCCTGCTCGTGCAGCACGCACAGGGCCTTCTTCTTCCCGCGCTTGTTCAGCTCGTCGCCGACGGCCTCACCGGCGATGGTCTCGTCCTGGCCGATGTGGGTGAGCGCGCCGAACGCCTTGGACTCCTCCGAGCCGGAGTTGACGGTGATCACCGGGATGCCGGCCTTCTCGGCGCGCTGGACGGCGGCCTTCATGGCGTCCGGCTTCGCCAGGGTGACGATGATCCCGTCGACCTTCTTGTCGACCGCCGCGTCCACCAGCTGGGCCTGCTGCTGGGCGTCGTCGTCGTGCGAGTACAGGAAGTTGATGTTGTCCTTGACGGCGGCCTGCTTGGCGCCGCTCTGCACGATGTCCCAGAAGGTGTCGCCGTCTCCCGAGTGTGTGATCATCGCGAAGGTCCAGCGGGGGGTGTTCACCCCCGACCTGCCCTGGGCGACGGCGGCCTTGCGGGCGTCCTCGGCCCGCTTCCCGCCGGTGCTGCTGCAGCCCGCGAGGCACACCGAGAGTGCCCCTGCGAGCGCCATGACTGCCCAGGTCCGAAACCGTGCCACGAGGCCGTGCCCTTCTCGCTGTCTCCAGCTGACTCTCAGCTGTCCTTGCTCCGACGTGCGGATGGGGCGGGCGACCTCACCGTCGGTGTGTCCCGGCGGCGACCGCACCGGCCCCAAACACTTCAGTATCGGTCACCGGGGTGGGCGGGCGGACGGCCGGGGAGGAGATTCCGGTCACCTTGTCCTGACAATGCGACGAACGCCGGCCGGACGAGGCGGCGGAGAACCGGACGGCGCGGCGGGGAACGCGACGGCCGGCCGGTGCCTTTCAGGGCCGTACGAGCAGCTGGAACTCGAAGGCGTAGCGGCTCGGCCGGTAGGCGTGGTCGCCGTACTCGACCGCGCGGCCGGTGTCGTCGTAGGTGGTGCGGCACATGGTGAGCAGCGGGGCGCCGGCGGCCTCGCCGAGCCGCTCGGCCTCGGTGGCGCCGGCGCCGCGGGCGCCGATCGACTGGCGGGCGCTGTGCAGGGTGATCCCGGCGGCGCGCAGCATCCGGTACAGGCCGGTCGCCTCCAGCCGGGCGGTGTCCAGGTCGAGCAGTCCGGGCGGCAGATGGTTGATCAGGTACGCCATCGGCTCGCCGTGCTCGAGCCGGAGCCGCTCGACGCGGTGGACGTCGGTGCCCTCGGTGACCCCGAGCGCGGCCGCGATCTCGTCGGAGGCCGGGACGACCGTGTTGACCAGGACCTTCGTCGTGGGCCGCCGGCCCGCCGCCGCCAGATCGTCGTAGAGGCTGCTCAGCTCCAGCGGGCGCCTGACCCTGCTGTGCACGACCTGGGTGCCGACGCCCCGGCGGCGCACCAGCAGCCCCTTGTCGACCAGCGACTGAATGGCCTGGCGGACGGTGGGCCGGGACAGGCCGAGCCGCGCGGCCAGCTCGATCTCGTTGCCCAGCAGGCTCCCGGGGGTCAGGCTTCCGTGCTCGATCGCGGCCTCCAGCTGCTGGGACAGCTGGAAGTACAGCGGCACCGGCGAACCGCGGTCCACGCGGAGTTCGAGCGCGACGGTCGGGTCCACATCTGGTTTGGGCACGGGCCGAGCGTAGTCGGGTGGGCAGTTGACGGGAAGTCGTGAAGTCTGATTGTCCTGACATACACATTGACAGGGGCCGGGCCGCGCCGTCACTTTGTTTCCATGCGCATCGGGGTCATCGGTACGGGCCGCATCGGCACCCTTCACGCGAACACGCTCAGCCGGCACCGCGAGGTCGGTTCGCTGATCCTGACGGACGCCGATCCGGTGCGGGCGCAGCGGCTCGCGCACCGGATCGGCGAGACGGCGGCGCCGGGGGTGGACGAGATCTTCCGGTGGGGCGTGGACGCGGTGGTGATCAGCACGGCGACCGCGGCCCACGCCGAGCTGATCGGCCGGGCGGCGCGCTCGGGGCTGCCGGTCTTCTGCGAGAAACCGATCGCCCTGGACCTGCCCGGCACGCTCCAGGCGCTGGCCGAGGTGGCGGCGGCCGGCACGGTGCTCCAGATGGGCTTCCAGCGCCGCTTCGACGCGGGGTACGCCGGAGCGCGCGAGGCGGTGCGCGCCGGGCGGCTCGGCCGGCTGCACACCGTACGGGCCCTGACCTGCGACCCGTCCCCTCCCCCCGCCGACTGGCTGGCGCTGTCCGGCGGGCTGTTCCGGGACACCCTCATCCATGACTTCGACATGCTGCGCTGGGTGACGGGCCAGGAGGTGAGCGACGTCTACGCGGCCGGCTCGGACGCGGGCCCCGTGATGTTCCGCGAGGCCGGTGACGCCTGTACGGGCGCGGCGCTGCTCACCCTGGCCGAGGGCACCCTGGCCACCGCGACCGCGACCCGCACGAACGGCGCGGGCTACGACGTCCGCATGGAGCTGGCCGGGGAGCGCGACACGGTGGTGGTCGGCCTGGACGACCGCACCCCGCTGGCCTCCACCGAACCGACCGGGCCACCGCCCGCGGACAAGCCCTGGACCGGTTTCCTGGAACGGTTCGCGCCCGCGTACGAGGCCGAGCTGTGCGCCTTCGTGGAGGTGCTGCACGGCGAACGCGCCAACCCCTGCGACGGCCACGAGGCCCTCCAGGCGCTGCGGATCGCCGAGGCGTGCGAGGTCTCGCGGCGGGAGCGGCGGGCGGTGGCGATGGCGGAGATCCCGACGGCGCCGGGGTCCGCGGGCGGCTGAGCGGCCGTACGGGAGCGGTCGCGGAGTGGTCGCCGTGCGGAAGCGGTCACGGGGTGGTCGTACGACGGTCACGCGCGGGGTGTCGTACGACCGTCACGCGTGAGCCGTACGACCACCCGCCCGGCGCTCCCCCTCGACCAGCTCTACCAGCGCACCGGCAGGGTCCGCAGGCCGCGCATCAGCATGCCCGGCAGCCACTCGTCGTGCGGGCCGTCCAGGGCGAGGCCGGGGGTGCGTTCCAGCAGGGTGGAGAGGGCGACGCGGCCCTCCAGGCGGGCCAGGGGTGCGCCCAGGCAGTAGTGGAGGCCGTGGCCGAAGGCGAGATGGCCACGGGTGTCGCGGCGGATGTCGAAGCGCTCGGGCGCGGGGAAGCGGGCGCCGTCGCGCTGGGCGGCGGTGAGGCCGACCATCACGTGTTCGCCCTTCTCGATGCGGACGCCCCCGAGCTCCAGCGGTTCGGCCGCGTACCGGAACGTGGCGTTCTCCACCGGGCCCTCCCAGCGCAGCGTCTCCTCGACCACCCCGTCGATCAGGCTCATGTCGGCGCGCAGGGCGGCGAGTTGGTCGGGGTGGGTGAGCAGGGCGAGGACGCCGTTGCCGATGAGGTTGACCGTGGTCTCGTGGCCCGCGATGAGCAGCAGGAAGGCCATGCCGCGCAGTTCCTCGGACGAGAGCCGGTCGCCGTCCTCGGCGGTGGTGCGGACCAGGTCGCCGAGGAGGTCGCCGGTGACCCCGGAGCGGCGCTTGTCCTCGATCAGTTCGGTGAGGTACTCGCCGAGCCGGCTCATCGCCTCGCGCTCGGATCCCGGGTCGGTCGGGGCGACCACCTGGGTGGAGATCTTGCGGAACTCGGTGCGGTCCATCTCGGGGACGCCGAGCAGTTCGCAGATGACGGTCAGGGGCAGCGGGTAGGCGAGGGCCGCGATCAGGTCGGCGCGGCCGGCGCTGCCCGGCGAGAGCATCTCGTCCAGCAGTTCATCGGTGATCCGCTGGACGCGTGGGCGCAGTTGCTCGACCCGGCGCATGGTGAAGGCCCGGGTGACGAGGCCGCGCAGCCGGGTGTGCTGGGGCGGGTCGGTGCCCAGCAGATCCCTGCCGATCAGGTCCTGGTCGAGGAAGGTCACGCCGATCTTCGTGCCGTCCTTGGAGAGCCGGGGGTCGGCGAGGGCGGCGCGCGCCTCCTCGTACCCCACGACGAGCCAGGTCTCGTAGTCCTCGTCCGCGTGGGGTATCCGGACCCGGTGCACCGGGCCCCGCTCGCGCAGCAGGGCGTACACCGGATGGGGGTCGCGGCGGAACGCGTCCCCGAACTCCCCCAGATCCACTGCCTGTCGACGATCCATGACGTCCCTTCCGGGCTCCCCCGAGGCCGACCGGGCGTATCCCGGTGTCCGGAGAACGCACACGGCGGCGGCTTGGTGCCCGGACCCGCGGAAATGCCGTGCGGAAAGCGGGAGATGGCCGAAAGCGATGTGCGGGCGCCGGTAACGGCTCGCCCCGCGGCCGTCACGTGGGGTGGGGCCGCGGGGCGGGGCTCGGTGCGGATCAACGATGGATCAGCGGTGGATCAGGGGTGGATCAGGGGTGGTACAGAGTGGTTCAGCAGCCGAAGTCGATCAGGTCGAAGGTCTCGTAGTGGTCGGAGGTGTAGTAGTCCTCCTGGCTGCCCTCGCCGGTGATGATGCGGCGGGTGCCGCGGGTGGGGGCACCGGGGGTCACCACGGTGTACTCGTGGTAGTAGCCCGAGGACTGGCTGGGGAGCACGCCCTCGCGGTTGGAGAAGACCGTCCCGTCCTGCGAGTAGGGGTAGGGGCCGCCCTGGGCGATGAGGTCGAGGGTGTCGTCGGCCTGCGAGGGCAGGGCGCTCTGGCAGATGCTGCCGACGGAGTCGGCGGAGACGACGGACGCCTTCGCCGTGGCGACGGAGACGGGGGCGGCGTTCGCCGCGGTGGCGGAGACGGTGCCGCCGGCGAGGAGTGCGGACAGGACTGCTGCTGCGGCGCCGATACGGGCGGCACGTGGGGGGATACGCATGACGTCATGATGACGCGCGTAGACAAGGACATGTCAACGACAACAGCGTGGAATTCCCCCGCAGGTAACCGTGTTTTTCAACCAGTTCACCTTCCTCCGCAGAACACCCACAGGAAGGTCACGCGGCGGCCACCGGACGCCCGGCGCGAACCGGTCGCGCCGGGGTCACTCCACCGCGGCCAGCAGGACGTGCACCGCCGCGGTCGTCCGGGCCAGGTCGCCGGTGGCGAGGAGGTCCAGCAGGGCGCCCCTGAGGGCGGCGAGCACGAACGTGCGCCGGGCCAGGCCCGCTTCGCTGTCGCGCTCCCCCGGGTGCTGGGCGGCGGCGAGCAGGGCGAGCCAGTCCTCGACCGTGTCGTTCGCGAACCCGGCCCACGGGCCGTCGGGCCCCACGAGGGAGCGGGCGTAGCTCTCGACCCAGAGCGTCAGCAGACCGCGATGGGCGTCCTCGGACAGCCACCGCCACAGCTCCCGGGCGACCGGCGCCAGCCCCCGCGCCGGGTCGCGGGCGGCGGCGAGCCGGCGCAGGGCGGCCAGCTCATCGGCCCTGGCCCGCGCCAGCAGGGCCCGGACCAGGCCGTCCTTGCTGCCGAACAGGTAGAGCAGCACTCGCGGGGAGGAGTCGATCTCCTCGGCGAGCGGGCGCAGGGACAGACCGGCCAGGCCGGCGCGCAGCGCGTGGGCGTATGCCGCCTCCAGCAGTTCCTGCCGTCGCGGAGAGGGGGTTGCTTCGGATCGGGCCACCCGGGTTAGTGTACTGAAACAGTCGTTTCAGTGAGAGGTGGGTGGTCCTGATGGCGACGGAACACGAGGTGGTCGTCCGCCCGCTCGGCCGGCCCGGGGACCTGGGCTGGGTCGTGATGGCGCACGGCGAGCTCTACGCCCGGGAGTTCGGCTGGGACGCGGACTTCGAGGCGCTCGTCGCCCGGATCGTCGCCGACCACACCCGCGCGGACGGTCCCGGTCCGCGGGCGGCCTGGATCGCCGAGGTCGACGGGGTGCGGGCCGGCTGCGTCTTCTGCGCGCCCGGGGACGACGAGGGCACCGCCAAGCTGCGCCTGCTGCTGGTGGACCCCGCCGCGCGCGGGCTCGGCCTCGGCACCCGCCTGGTCGGGGAATGCCTGCGCTTCGCGCGCGAGGCCGGGTGCGCGGCGATCACGCTGTGGACCAATGACGTACTGAGGACGGCCCGCCGCGTCTACGAGGCACACGGCTTCGAACTGGCCGAGGCGCAGGCCCATCACAGCTTCGGCCACGACCTCGTCGGCCAGACCTGGCGACGCGCTCTGTGACGTCCCCGCGCACCCGGGGGTCCCGGGCTCACCCCGCGTGCGTGGAGAACAGGCCGCCCGTCGGACCCTGCTTGTCGCCGCCCTGCGCCTTCTTCAGGGCGTTGGCCAGGCTCTCGATGGTCAGGGACTGGAGGATGACGCGGCCGTTGCCCTCCAGGGTGGCCAGGGAGAGGCCCTCGCCGCCGAAGACGGCGTTCATGACGCCCTGCCGGTTGAGGCCGCCCACGCGCTGGACGCCGTACCGGACGCCCTCCTCGAAGGCGACCACGCAGCCGGTGTCCACCTCGATCCGGCCGCCGAAGTCCGCCGGGTCGAGGTCGATGAAGTTGCCCGCGCCCGCGATGATCACGGTGCCGTGACCGGTGAACTTCTCCAGGACGAAGCCCTCGCCGCCGCTCATGCCGGTGCGGCCGCCCGCGAAGGCGATGCCGAACTCCACCGAGGACTCGGCGGCCACGAAGGCGTCCTTCTCGGCGAACCAGGCGCGGTGGCCGTCGAGTTCCAGCGCGCGCATCTCGCCCGGGAGCACGCCCGCGAAGCCGACCGTGCCCTGACCGCCCTGCGCGGTGAAGTACTGGAAGGCCAGCGACTCGCCCGCGAGCATCCGCTGGCCCACCTGCATGGCGGTGCCCATGGCCTGGCGCAGCAGGCCGCCCATGCCGCCGCTCCCGCCGCCCTGCTGCCCGCCGCTCCCGGAGGGACCGGACAGCCGGGTCTCCATGGTCACGTTCGTGGTCTTGAACAGGAACTTCCCGGCCTCGCAGTACACGGTCTGGCCGGGGTCCAGGTTGACGACCGCCATCTGCATGGCGTTGCCGACGATCTCTTGCTGAAGGGTCACGCCGGGAAGAACGCGCCGGGAGGGGGGAGAAGTTCCGGTGCGCACCCGCGCGTGGCGCGGCTCACCCCCCGATGATCGCCACCGGTGACCCCGGCCGGGAGGGCCGCGTGGCCGGGGGCAGGGTGCCGTCGACCGGGTCGTGATGGACGCGGTCCGGGGGCAGGGCCAGTGCGGTCAGGCCGTACACCGCGCTGGTGACCATCAGGGGCGGGCCGCTGACGTAGGCGGTGTGTCCGGACCAGTCGCCGCGCCGGGTCACCGCGTCGGCCACCGAGCCGCTCTCGGCGGCGCCGGACCCCTCGCCGAGCACCGGCACGACCCGCAGCCAGGAGCAGTTCTTCTCCAGGCGGGCGAGGGCGGCGGTGTCGTACAGGTCGTCCAGGGTGCGCGCGCCGACGAACAGGTGGGTGGTGCGGTGCAGCGGGCGCCGGGACAGCTCTTCGAGCAGGGCGCGGGCGGTGGCCCAGCCGGTGCCGCCGGCCACGATCAGGACGTCCCGCGCGG comes from the Streptomyces sp. SUK 48 genome and includes:
- a CDS encoding AIM24 family protein — protein: MTLQQEIVGNAMQMAVVNLDPGQTVYCEAGKFLFKTTNVTMETRLSGPSGSGGQQGGGSGGMGGLLRQAMGTAMQVGQRMLAGESLAFQYFTAQGGQGTVGFAGVLPGEMRALELDGHRAWFAEKDAFVAAESSVEFGIAFAGGRTGMSGGEGFVLEKFTGHGTVIIAGAGNFIDLDPADFGGRIEVDTGCVVAFEEGVRYGVQRVGGLNRQGVMNAVFGGEGLSLATLEGNGRVILQSLTIESLANALKKAQGGDKQGPTGGLFSTHAG
- a CDS encoding cytochrome P450, with protein sequence MDRRQAVDLGEFGDAFRRDPHPVYALLRERGPVHRVRIPHADEDYETWLVVGYEEARAALADPRLSKDGTKIGVTFLDQDLIGRDLLGTDPPQHTRLRGLVTRAFTMRRVEQLRPRVQRITDELLDEMLSPGSAGRADLIAALAYPLPLTVICELLGVPEMDRTEFRKISTQVVAPTDPGSEREAMSRLGEYLTELIEDKRRSGVTGDLLGDLVRTTAEDGDRLSSEELRGMAFLLLIAGHETTVNLIGNGVLALLTHPDQLAALRADMSLIDGVVEETLRWEGPVENATFRYAAEPLELGGVRIEKGEHVMVGLTAAQRDGARFPAPERFDIRRDTRGHLAFGHGLHYCLGAPLARLEGRVALSTLLERTPGLALDGPHDEWLPGMLMRGLRTLPVRW
- a CDS encoding GntR family transcriptional regulator; this translates as MDPTVALELRVDRGSPVPLYFQLSQQLEAAIEHGSLTPGSLLGNEIELAARLGLSRPTVRQAIQSLVDKGLLVRRRGVGTQVVHSRVRRPLELSSLYDDLAAAGRRPTTKVLVNTVVPASDEIAAALGVTEGTDVHRVERLRLEHGEPMAYLINHLPPGLLDLDTARLEATGLYRMLRAAGITLHSARQSIGARGAGATEAERLGEAAGAPLLTMCRTTYDDTGRAVEYGDHAYRPSRYAFEFQLLVRP
- a CDS encoding sugar ABC transporter substrate-binding protein, which codes for MARFRTWAVMALAGALSVCLAGCSSTGGKRAEDARKAAVAQGRSGVNTPRWTFAMITHSGDGDTFWDIVQSGAKQAAVKDNINFLYSHDDDAQQQAQLVDAAVDKKVDGIIVTLAKPDAMKAAVQRAEKAGIPVITVNSGSEESKAFGALTHIGQDETIAGEAVGDELNKRGKKKALCVLHEQGNVGHEQRCDGVAKTFKGKLQKLYVNGTNMPDVQSAIEAKLQADKSLDSVVTLGAPYADTAVKAKNDAGSKAEVDTFDLNAQVAASLKNGTLGFAVDQQPYLQGYEAVDLLWAYKYNGDVLGGGKPVLTGPQIITKDQAATLAAYTERGTR
- a CDS encoding ABC transporter permease, coding for MTAERTTGQNAVEQKVGEPVADERLLRTSPLKKLLARPELGSVVGALAVFVFFAFIADGFLRAPSLSTVLYASSTIGIMAVPVALLMIGGEFDLSAGVLVTSSALISSMFSYQMTANTWVGVGVSLLVSLAIGAFNGFMLTRTRLPSFIITLGTFLMLCGMNLGFTKLIDGTVSTKTIADMQGFSSAHAVFASTVTVGGVDFKITILWWLALVALGSWILLRTRVGNWIFAVGGNEDAARAVGVPVAKTKIGLYMGVAFGAWISGQHLLFSFDAVQSGEGVGNELIYIIAAVIGGCLITGGYGSAVGSAVGALIFGMTSKGIVFAEWNPDWFKFFLGAMLLLATLLNAWVRKRAEATT
- a CDS encoding GNAT family N-acetyltransferase, which encodes MATEHEVVVRPLGRPGDLGWVVMAHGELYAREFGWDADFEALVARIVADHTRADGPGPRAAWIAEVDGVRAGCVFCAPGDDEGTAKLRLLLVDPAARGLGLGTRLVGECLRFAREAGCAAITLWTNDVLRTARRVYEAHGFELAEAQAHHSFGHDLVGQTWRRAL
- a CDS encoding Gfo/Idh/MocA family oxidoreductase, translating into MRIGVIGTGRIGTLHANTLSRHREVGSLILTDADPVRAQRLAHRIGETAAPGVDEIFRWGVDAVVISTATAAHAELIGRAARSGLPVFCEKPIALDLPGTLQALAEVAAAGTVLQMGFQRRFDAGYAGAREAVRAGRLGRLHTVRALTCDPSPPPADWLALSGGLFRDTLIHDFDMLRWVTGQEVSDVYAAGSDAGPVMFREAGDACTGAALLTLAEGTLATATATRTNGAGYDVRMELAGERDTVVVGLDDRTPLASTEPTGPPPADKPWTGFLERFAPAYEAELCAFVEVLHGERANPCDGHEALQALRIAEACEVSRRERRAVAMAEIPTAPGSAGG
- a CDS encoding ribonuclease, translated to MRIPPRAARIGAAAAVLSALLAGGTVSATAANAAPVSVATAKASVVSADSVGSICQSALPSQADDTLDLIAQGGPYPYSQDGTVFSNREGVLPSQSSGYYHEYTVVTPGAPTRGTRRIITGEGSQEDYYTSDHYETFDLIDFGC
- a CDS encoding TetR family transcriptional regulator; translation: MARSEATPSPRRQELLEAAYAHALRAGLAGLSLRPLAEEIDSSPRVLLYLFGSKDGLVRALLARARADELAALRRLAAARDPARGLAPVARELWRWLSEDAHRGLLTLWVESYARSLVGPDGPWAGFANDTVEDWLALLAAAQHPGERDSEAGLARRTFVLAALRGALLDLLATGDLARTTAAVHVLLAAVE